The Fragaria vesca subsp. vesca linkage group LG2, FraVesHawaii_1.0, whole genome shotgun sequence genome includes a window with the following:
- the LOC101313182 gene encoding transcription factor bHLH106-like — MQPENQELYRFLAQNGLINGHPYGSLPGGQSFCSSSSYYSNKYALNNLEASGVLSTTSTDTTTPHDRAQAALNNHKEAEKRRRERINSHLDKLRSLLPCNSKTDKASLLAKVVERVKELKQQMSEITELETFPSEADEITVLCSSEDEYSNNGGIIFKASLSCEDRPELLPDLIEILKSLHLKTLKAEMATLGGRIRSVLIVAADKDHTIESVPFLQNAFKSLLERSNSSERSKRRRRVLDPTLLV, encoded by the exons ATGCAGCCGGAAAACCAAGAACTCTACCGCTTTCTGGCCCAGAACGGCTTAATCAATGGTCACCCGTATGGATCACTTCCCGGCGGA CAGAGCTTCTGCAGCTCCTCCTCTTACTACAGTAATAAGTACGCCTTGAATAATCTGGAGGCGTCTGGGGTACTCAGTACTACTAGTACTGATACTACTACACCTCACGATCGAGCCCAAGCTGCTCTCAACAATCACAAGGAGGCCGAGAAGAGAAGGAGAGAGAGAATTAATTCACACCTCGATAAGCTTCGATCACTTCTTCCATGTAATTCCAAG ACAGACAAAGCATCGCTGTTAGCAAAGGTGGTCGAACGAGTGAAAGAGCTGAAACAACAAATGTCAGAAATCACAGAACTCGAAACCTTCCCTTCTGAAGCTGATGAAATCACTGTACTTTGCTCCAGTGAGGATGAGTATTCGAACAATGGAGGAATTATTTTCAAAGCCTCACTGTCCTGCGAGGACCGACCAGAACTCCTGCCTGATCTAATTGAGATACTAAAATCCCTCCATTTGAAGACACTTAAAGCTGAAATGGCAACTCTCGGAGGAAGAATTCGCAGTGTGCTTATCGTTGCCGCCGATAAGGATCACACCATCGAATCAGTTCCTTTCTTGCAGAATGCATTCAAGTCTTTATTAGAACGCTCAAACTCTAGTGAAAGATCAAAGAGGCGTCGCCGTGTTTTAGATCCAACGTTACTCGTCTAG